The following is a genomic window from Rhododendron vialii isolate Sample 1 chromosome 9a, ASM3025357v1.
TTCTTTCTTCCCTTACTTATTCTGATATTTAGCTTTATTGGTACGACATCATGTGAACGTCTAAGTCATCCTGCAAGCAGCTCCATTATCGAACCCGTCGTGGTCCATATCATCAGCAGAGTTCCGGGTCCATTGCGGTTCCGTTGCCAATCTGGAGACGATGATCTTGGATACCACACAATCAGCAATGGCCAAGAATACAAGTGGAAGTTTAGCCCAAACATATTTCGAACCACTCTGTTCTTCTGCCATTTTTACTGgaattcaaaagacaaaagtTTTGATGTATACAACAAGAATATAGATGTTGATTGCGATAGTAAAGAGTCGTTTGACCTGCAGTGCTATTGGGAAGCAAGACCAGATGGTTTCTATCTTAGCAACGACAAccaaacttggaaaaaaagaaatggcTGGGCATGAGCTATTAGgttcttccaaaagaattgtTGCCCCATTTTGTGTTCTATCATCAACTCAATAAATCTATATTAAAATTATATCAAGTTATCATatctagttttttatttttatctccaaCTTACTAATATTTACCTTTCAGTTTTCTCCTTTACAGAACCGTTAATTTGTTTGGTATCAGGGAGGCCTAGCCATGGCAATGGACATAGAACGGAAAAATGCAGAAATGAAAATATGAAGAAATGCCACTCTGAGTCTtgcacaaatgatccaagccattcattaaatttaaaatattttttcaagggctcccgCAAAATTTAGCTCAACtcgatacttatagatgcttgatccaatcaattaacttttcaaaatcctgaaatctgaatgaaaagtgagatgattgaatcgagcacatataggtattgaattgagctgTTTTTTCACAACGGACCTCGAAAAAATGCTTTAAACTCATATTGTTTGTTTGGGACCCGAAGTGAGCCCCACACCGTGACTTCTGCACAATTGTTGTGCGCAAAATCTATGTCGGTAGCATCTCTATTTTGGGATccaaagtgggccccacaccgTAATTTGTACATAATCATTGTAATCGTTATGTACAAAATCTGTGTGGGTAAGTAGCATCTCCGTGACTAGACACTCTTTCTAGCCAACCTGACCTCTCCGACTTTGAGCAATTCGTAATATCTTGACGTCTTGCTAGCTAGTTGATCAAACCAATCAAAGCAGTTTTAGCAATTCATCGAACATCTTTGGAAAATGCTAAGTAATTAAGAATTGACTCTGAATTGGTTAAGTTCAATTATATATGTAGATCTTCTTCGGTAAGTGCTACTTTGTGTTCTTGAAAACCTAAGACagataataattattttttttgtaagaacGTAAAACAAAGGTTGAACACAATATTTATGGAAGATAGTTCTTCAGGAactattatttgttttttatttttattataggCAAAATAAGTTTTATTAAGAAATCTTGACAAAAAATACATCAAGCTAACGGATCTTTAATACTGAACGGAAAGGAGAATAATATATAGCAAAAATTGCCATTTTTCCGTACGTAATAACAGAATGGATGCTTTTCATGACTCTACCTATCCATTGTTTTTAACCGAAGAACAACATCGTTGGATTATCCTATATATGTGGTatttaatttcaaaaaggaaaaataaaaagagagaacTCACCAATTttagtccattatttttaaacaaaGGGACAATCTTTTTGGAGCAACGAAAATTGCCAACTGAGACTGAAAATTGGGGACAGTGGAGTAGTTCAAACCCATTTACTTTCTTACACAACTTCCTAGCTAGTCGACGGTTTTGCTTCTGTAAGAGTGTTATTGAATCGATCGGATGCAGAGGCGATTGTGAAGAAATGCGGATTGCTCTAAAGTGTCCTAAGGTGCATATTGAATAGGACGAAGAGGCGATTGTGAGAAAACAGCAAGTCTACACTTCccgatcgggaaatcccgatGCCCTGCCGGGAACGCTCCgtccaccggacggccgatccgagccgtccaaaaattctaaaaaaaaaaaaccgagtgggctttcgcgagaataaatggcatccgacatGCGTAAATGGCCGATCCAagtactccatttttgtgtttggatcagccaaaaatggagtgcttggatcggccacttacacacgtcggatgccatttattctcaaAAGGGCCcactcggtctttttttttagaatttttggacggctcggatcggccgtccgatggccgaaGCGTGTCCGGCAgagcgtcgggattccgatcggaaACTGTAGACTTTCTAGTGAGAAAATGCATGCGGTGATGATCAAGACCCTCCCTCCGACATAGCATTAGTTATACATGATTGCTTAGTGATGCAGGCCGACACGCTTCCCTACATCACTTAGTCTTGAAgaattctttcaatttttgcatgtggttttggttttgttaaacATGAGTGTAATAGGACTACACATTATTGTACCCAAAAAGCCCTTTCTAAAATCCAATGGCATGTCCAACCCATGGACAACGTCCATTTTACCCCATGGGGATTTTATACATCTCTGTGAAGTTTAGGCTTTACCTATCAAATTTCTCAccttttgacccaaaaaaaaagagagagagttattgCCATCTCAATAAGATTGAAATAATCCTTATGGATTGCAAAAACCAACTATTCAAAAAAGAATGGATAAAACTTCTGCATAAACCTTTGGCCTTCTATAAATATAAAGCGAGGATACTCCACATCACATGTATTTACTCCGGCGTACAATGAGGATCAATGCTTTCCTTCAACTTTTCATCCTGATAGCAATTCTCAATGTCTCCAAAACCTTGTCTGCCCAGAAACTTTCTCGGTATTCGAGCAAAGGCGAAGTTCATATAATGAACGGCATCCAAAACAGTACCGCGCGTACCAACCCATTGTGGTTTCGCTGCCAAGACAAACACACTGACTTCGGGATGCGTTCACTCAACACTAACGGGGAGTTCTCTTGGAACTTCACGATCAACTTCTTTCAAACGACTCTCTACTTCTGTCATTTCTACTGGCAGTCAAAGCAGGCAATATTCGATGTCTTCAGCTCGAGTGTTTCTGCAGACTGCAGCTATCATATAGAAAACCATGACCACGTATGCTTCTGGATTGCGACACCGAGTGGTTTCTTCATCAGTGGTGATAGGACAGGAACATCGAAAAAAAGGCATGATTGGACCTGATAATCAATAGCTTTGAAATACTGTAATAGCTGGTGGCTCGTGAAACATGGCATACAAATTATATCAAGAAATACAATACTAACTTAAAATCTATTCATTGTTATTATTTGTCTATGCCATACTTCATTGATTAttttagtccttttttttttttttttgatcggcgatTATTTTTAGTCATTTTATGTCAATTTGATCTGCATATTGAAGAAGGAAGACAATAATGCCACAACATATTTACGTTTTTAGTGCCAAGAAATTTTCAGCAATCATACTATCAAACCTTTTCGATCTCTCTCTACGTTAATGAACATGCAGTACTACTCTCCGAGACTCGCTCCCACGTACGTCTAAAGCTCTACTTTTTCCGTCTCCTCTAtctgcttcttttttctattcCTCTCACGGTTGCTTCTCTTTCCAGTCTTTCATGTCAGATTGATCGATCTCTGAATTAAACAATTAACAGTAACATACATGGTGCCCAATTTCTTTCTCGATATAGTTCTATCTTTTTAACGCGTGCAAAGGAGACGATCTGGAACAAGCCCAACATCAAATGTGGAGAGAGAGCGAAATTGCCAAAGGGGCTTTTATTTCGATATGCTTCTAAACAATCAGATCTCTATGTcgattatgagagagagagagagagagagagagagagagagagagagaaagcgggggggggggggtgaattGGATTGTCACTATTTGAGTCTTgagattttgtttttaatattgCAGCACTTAGCGGAATACAAATTATGGTGCATGGAGTGTATCATGGCAATATTATGTTCACATTGTTTCAATTTGTGTTGCAGTACCTTTTTGTGGTGTAGTTATGAATCAGCCATTCTTTGTCACGCATTCCATAGAAGTGAAGCCATCGaatttttataattaattaCGAATTCTACAGTTTCAGCTCCGTTTGTTAGGGCGCAAAATGTTTTCTGGTAAAATGCTTTACCTATTTAtctgtgtttggttgtgtaacagatgaggaaaatattttacatataaaacatttttcattaattggttAAAAaaacttacccttaaatctttcgtaagttatttttcaaaataaacctGTTGTCTTCTACTAAAAATCTCACTGCTCAATTTCCTCAATTATCAGTCCTAACTCATATACAATTCCTATATTCTCATacctctccaccgtttaagccacCCTTTCCctttctacactattttgttgatttttgaaaatatttttcaagtgtcaaccaaacaccgaaaaataaaagtttgaagtttattttttgaaaaatattttacatggaaaatattttacatcgaaacaaacggagccgaTATGTGaagtattttgttgtggtttgattTTCACGCACTTTTTGAATTTTACATACGAATGTATACTGATGTTTTTatttatcggcaaaagtaatattttactAGGGATAGGGAAAATgattccaaccaaaagttgaaaaatacagAGAAAAAACTCATTATAACAACCTGAAGGAGTAAAGGAATTGGGTGTGTATGGTATTGACCAAAATGCGTACGTATGATAGGAATCTTGATCTCCCATGCTATGTTTCCTTAAATAATGGTGCTTCTCTTGCAATGCAAAATTAGAACTCACCACGATCTCATTCAATGATATTTGTCGTTCGTTACATAGGCCTCAATATATTAATCTTTTGCCAAACTTATATTAAGAATGATAAGACACAGGCCAATAACCATCTGAACAAAgaatattttgtaaaaattaagagaaatggACGGCAGGACTTCTGCATGCCGTTCAATTCTCTAccaataaatataatttgaCCTAGTCGTTTTTGTGCCCTCCTTAATCATCGTAACCATCATTTTTGAAAACACATCGAAAACATTAGTCACAGCAAAAATCACGTTGACCAGCTATCGGGTTATATGATTTTGAATCACATTTAGTCTGAATTATGAATAAATGGGATTGGGTCCAGTTTTGCAACCTTTTTTCTGCTCAAGAAACAAATGTGTTTGGATCCAGTTTTgccaccctttttttttacaaaagaaatGCTTTCTGAAATTGATGATGCACAATGAGCATGATTTTTGATGTATTTGATGTTATCAACGAGCCCTAAACGTGACAGTTCAATCATGGAGGTGAACCCGGAAAAGACTCAAACACTTTGAACTGGACCCTCTTGTCCCTACGATTGCATTAATTAGGAAAGCCCTAGCATACGGATGCAACAAAGATTTTAGCGCGGAAAAACTCCAAAACCATTGTGGTAAAATGGCATACGTACAGGTTATCTTTGTGTCTGTTCATATTTTTTCCTGGAACGCCTTTGTGTGAAAAAAACTTCTTATTCCTATTTCTCTAattgaactatatatataataggtcatttaattcttaaaaaatattttgaatgactTACGTACGTACCTAACTCAATGGATAATGAGTTGTTTAATGCAACTTTTTGACCATATGGGGTGGGGAGGTAGTCAATGGAGGAAATGCATGGGGTTACAATAAGAGGGATTAGACTACTACATGCATGTGAAATAGCAGCTATTCCAATCAACATAGCTGTCTGGGGAATTTCTACCAACAAGAGTTCACACACTATATTTGTGTTCATCATTTGATGGATTTTGTTGAATTCACgttttattttatgaattaaTTATCCGTCTCAACATGAGAAGTCTAAAATGTAAGAAAATAtggataaaagcaaaaaaaaatatgttaatgtattaaagacgaaaaaataacaaatatatGGTATTTTTTGCTTACAGTATCTTCTTATATTAACTTTTGTCAACTTTGGTCCacattttcatactttttttattcctctcatcgagatctGATGATGGTGCTGCGACTACTGCTGGTTTTTTTTGATGGAATGTTTGTGTTGTTCGATTATCTCGGTTGGCTCCCTTATAAGTTGGTTTCGGCTGGTAGTTGGCCTATATATGATTGTCCTAGTCAAAGGTGCCAATCGTGTTGACATGTCTGCTCTTGGTTTTGATGCCGTCGTACCCTTTCATCTATAAAACTGACCAACTAAGTATTTCAGCTATATTTTGTGAACACACATACAAATAGTCACCACGGGCGCTGCAGTTTCCCCGGTATAAGTCTTTCTTCGACATTCTTGGGCAATGCCGGTAGTACGCGGGAAAGAACAGAATACTTCTTTTGAATACCTGAAGTGAAAAGAATATTCCTTTCGGACAACCACTTTGCAATCACAAACAAATACTAAGCCATCGGCATATCCGTCAGATACACAAAATCCTTAAAATCCTCGTGGATTGTCGAAATAAATTCGACATTACGTCTCCATGCCAAAGCGCTAAGCCATGTAAGGTATATATATGTGGAGCAACAGAAAACAACATTCGAAAACACTGTACCATATGATCTATTGCTTGAGTAACACAATGAAGCACTTCCTATTCCTCCAGTTTTTAATCCtgtcatttttctttgtttcgaCAACCTTGTCTTCGGGTTCAGAAAACAGAACCTCGTCTTCTCCACCGTCGAAAATCCATTTTACCGAACGGAGCGAGGTTCATATCCGGAGCGACCTCCCTAACAACTCACACCCGTTGTATTTACGTTGCCAATCCGGAGATACTGATTTCGGAATGCATAAGCTGTACGTCGGCCAGGAATTCTATTGGAAATTCAGGATCAATCCCTTCGGACGTACTCTCTACTTCTGCCATTTTTACTGGGACAAGAAACAGAGGATTTTTAATGTTTTCGATAAATATTCTGTGCGATTCTTGTGCGTTGTTCCCCACTCCCAAGACTTCGTGTGCATTTGGAAAGTGAGGGAGGAAGCTTTTTACGTTAGCCATGACAACAAGAGGTTCAAGAAAATGCATACATGGTATGGGGATGAGGTTGTGCCATCAACTTGAGTTTGCCCCCACCATGCACAAAATAAttatggaaaaaataataatatactaatgatttcatttttgttgtctttacagctcttttatttttatttatttgtttaattattattttttaattggcaaaagatgatactccctccgtcgaTCCCCAAATAgaagtccagtattctatttcgGAATGTCCGTTTATAAGGTCTATTTTGGCTTAATATAagcaaaatggcttatttttaaggggctaatttttgtctttattcaaaacgaatttgggttttgatgttaattgtttactttttgaaatCCTCTTATTATGACAAgacaataattcataaaaaatcaacgaaaaactaacaaatgcgaaaaaaatttaaataaggacgaAAAATAAGCTTGGCTTATTTATTTGGCCAAACAATCCCTAAgtgtctattttgaaaagttaatggataaaaatttgtacataattagagagagagagagagagagagagagagagagagaggcggctcAACAGAGAAGAAAAGCTTCTAAGGTTTTTGAACAGGAGGCAACTTTTGGTAAATGTTTGTATATGACCCTAAGGTCACGTAAGGACCAAATCCATATTGACAGGAGGCAACTTTTGGTAAAGcttcgatttttttttgcaccgtttaaatagaaaaattatttacgtaaacaaatgatttttaagtttgaaattaccttctttttcaaaaaatacttttttggaGAAACTGGAACACCCTACAATGCTAATTTGAAATAGAATATagataatataatttttttagataaaaaattgaattctacactctcttttttagattttagtattgaaagtatatgtagtaatttttttgctagaagacaaaaaaaaagagtgtagatttcaaaaaacagagtgtagaattcaatttcctttaGATATCATAATCTcaaatagaaatagaaaaagtatAACGAGAGAGTAATTTTTGAGATTACATGGATGGTATTTGGAAAATTATCGATTTACAATTATATGTAATGATAGTAGCGCTAAATTCGAGACAGTACCCAATATCTGTTCAATACCAATACGTACCGTACCCATAAAAAAAACGGTATCAAACTTAGCATACAATAGTATGATATTCAGAAGCTcgcccaaaataaaaaaaccgcCACAGCTCCTTTCCAACACCCCAAGGAGCCGTGGAAACGGTGGTCACGTCAATATCTCATCTAGAACTAGCAAAATATCGTCCAATTTTGCTCCGTCATTtctccattttgaaattttctccaTATGACATCTATACGGATGATAAATATGCACCACAAATGTAAGTAGTTTTTTGCAATCCAGACAGTTTGAGGCGATCATGACTTGATGTTTAACATCGACAATCTTAAGAAATACTCATGCATTTTAAACAAGGACATACATATTAAGGGGcgtgttgggtggaggagtattgatcacacacttataatgtatgaaactcacaagagaattgcacaaacacactcacatatattgaactcattcaatctgaaaataacatacaaagaggaggaatttctctctctgtaactctcttattctcttactccactcacactttctctctcaatacaacctgtattttatagaggaactcatacaattgttcatagccatgcgaggcttccaagtcttcaagcgtgggctgccaattccacgaattcggctgagccaagtcttcaagcgtgggctgccaattccacgaattcggctgagcctcatccattccacaaagtccacaaaggctgccaattccacaaacccaatcaagcttactgtttatttcaacatccccccttaagcttgattctcagagattcttcattccaagcattgtcttcattttgacgaaagcttcatgtttgaggggcttcgtaaagatatctgctgcttgatcatatgtcctgcaagaaactaactccacttcctttgcttttacaTGCTCTCTGATGAAGTGGTAGCGGGTATCGATGTGCTTGCTTCTTTCATGATGAGTCGGGTTCTTTGCAAGCGCAACTGCAGAGCGGTTGTCGACATAGATCTCTGTGGGCAATTTTTGCAGAAAGCCCAAGTGCTTCAGCACATTCCTTAACCATATAGCATGACAGACAGCTGAGTTAGCGGCAACATACTCAGCTTCACAAGATGACAATGTCACAATCGCTTGCTTCTTGGATGTCCAAGTGAAGGCAGTATCTCCAATGAAGAAAACGAACCCTGTTGtgctcttcctttcatccaagtctCTTCCCCAATCGCTATCTGAATAGCCGGAAAGATTCAGGTCACCGCCTGACTGATAGAATAGTCCGTCATTATGAGTTCCTTTGATGTAGCGGAGAATCTGCTTTGCTGCGAACAAGTGTAACTGATCTGGCGTCTCCATGTATCGACTGACTAGCCCAACACCATAGAGTATGTCTGGCCTAGTACAGGTTAGATATCGCagacttccaaccaagcttttgaaataGGTTGGATCAACATTCCCAGTATCACTTTTCTTCAGTTCCAGTCCACTGTAGACTGGAGTCGTCACAGGATTGCATGTCTCCATCCCGTACTTCTTCAGTATCTCCATGGCATACCtgctttgggagataaaaattccttcgtcactttgcgtcacttcaatgcctaggaagtgagccataagtccgatgtccgtcatttcgaactcttgaaacattgtcttcttgaatgcttcaaacatggctggattgttgcctgtaaaaatcaagtcatcaacGTAGAGGCATACATACAGCTGGCTTCCATCAGTCTCCTTCTTCATATAGAGTGCATGTTCATAGGGGCACTTCTCGAATCCATTCTCCTGGAAGTACTTATCAATTCTGGTATTCCATGCACGAGGCGCTTGCTTCAGCCCGTATAGCGCCTTCGTCAATTTGTACACTTTGTCTTCATGACCTTTCTTCACATATCCAAATGGCTGCTCAATATAGATTTCTTCTTCTAGAAATCCATTCAGGAATGctgtcttgacatccaactggtAGATCTTCCATCTTTTCTGAGCAGCTAATGAGATTATTAGCCTGATTGTCTCCATCCTGGCAACAGGGGCGAATACTTCGCCATAGTCGATGCCTTCTCTTTGCTTGTATCCTTTTGctacaagccttgccttgtatctctgaaCCTCTCCTTGAGCGTTCTTCTTAGCTTTGTAGATCCACTTTACTCCAATTGCCTTGTGACCATTTGGGAGGTTAGTCAGCTCCcaagtcttgttcttctctatggactgaatctcttcatccatagccttcctccattttcctttttgggtAGCTTCCTCGAAACTAACTGGATCACAACTGATTTGCAGACAGAACATGGTAAAATCTGCATCCATCTGATCTGTATTCTGATACAGATCATTCAAGTTCCGAATTCCTCTGGGCCTCATGTCTGAAATTTCTCGTTCAACTGGTGAGGATGGTTCACCTTGTTGTGGTGAAGAGAAACCACGGGAAGATGCTGGTTGATCTTCTGGTCTACCAGGTACATCTCTGGTTTGtacctgttcttcatcttcaagtgttagctccatattcttggtagcttctatttgaccccagctccaggattcattttcctcgaaaatgacatctctgctgaaaatcactttctgagtGATGGGATTATACAACCTGTATCCCATCGTTCTGTCACCATATCCAACAAGGATACACTTAACTCCTTTGTCTTCGAGTTTGGTTCTGTTAGCCTCCGGAACTTTAGCATAggcaatacaaccaaacactctgagatgacccacacctggcttgtgagtggaccatgcttcttgtggtgtcttcgactgcacattcttcgtaggacacctgttcagtagataaactgcacactgaactgcttcggcccaaaatctcttgggcatgtctttatctttcaacaTGCTTCTAGCCATGTTGAGAATGGTGCGATTCTTCCTCTCAGCTACACCGTTTAGTTGAGGAGTATAGGCAGGTGtgcactggtgtctgattccttgttgcctaaggaatccctcaaattgatctccagtgtactctcctccttggtctgaccGCAATGTCTTAATGTGGTAGCCGCTTCCTTTCTCAACAAGAGCTTTGAACTCTTTAAACTTTTCAAatacttctgacttcaatttcagaaagtatACCCACGTCTTTCTGCTATAGTCGTCGATAAACGTGAGGAAGTATCTGTTCTGACCGTTTGAGATTTGCTTTAATGGACCACAAACATCTGTGTGTACTAGCTCGAGAGGCATAGATGCTTTCCaatcaacttgctttccaaagttATTGCGGTGTTGTTTGCCAAGAATGCAGCTTTCGCATACCTCATTTGGACGTTGAATATGAGGTAAGCCCTTAACCATCTTCCTATTCGCCAAcagcttcaagctttcaaagttgaggtgcccatatctgagatgccatatccaatctttgtcattgataatggcattgaGGCACTTTGGCGTGTCATGAAGAACAGTTAGCGGAAACATCCTGTTCTTCGCCATCATTACTCGAGTTATCAGCTTCCCTCGAGCATCCGCAACCGTCAGCTGCATATCCTTCAGGCTAATTTGATAGCCTTTCTCAAGGAATTGTCCAAGACTAAGAATATTAGTCTTCATGTCTGGAACATAGTAGACGTTAGAGATGAATGCATGatctccatttttccttttgattataatatcacctctccctcgaactggtactttagagaggtcaccaaaagaaatatctccctgaaccttttcatcaagttcagtaaaaagctgccttgagccagtcatatgattactggctccagaatcaagaaaccatgTACCTTGATCCTGCTCGATTGGGTTGTGTGCCATGAGACTCATTGAATCTCCTCCTGATGGCTCCTTGTCTGCATAGTTGGCTATTTCGCCAACTTGATCTGATGCTGATCTTCCCCGGCACTCGTTGCTATAGTGGCCATACTTTTCACAATTGTAACACTGAACGTTACTTTTGTCAACGTTCGAACGATTGTTGTAACTGCCTCTTCTGccttgtcctcctcctcgtggattatgaccttgttgtcctcgtccacctcctcttggagcataattttgttgtcctcgaccacctcctcttggagcatgattttgattccctcctctggagaatcctctgccacctctgcctctggaatttgaatttctagagcCTCTTCCATGGAAACCATAGCCTCGTCCCCTCTGAGATGTCCCCCCTTGCTCGTACCTTCCTTCGTTGAGGGATAACttcatttgtagagcttgttccggggctctatcatcgtctctgtgcaacttctgttcgtgggcttgcagcgaacccacgagctcttcaatagacatggttgaaacgtctttaagttcttctaacgtaacaacgatgaagtcgaatctgcgatccaaagatcgcaagatcttttctataactctcgtgtcggtgagagtttcgccatttc
Proteins encoded in this region:
- the LOC131300361 gene encoding S-protein homolog 29-like; the encoded protein is MIYCLSNTMKHFLFLQFLILSFFFVSTTLSSGSENRTSSSPPSKIHFTERSEVHIRSDLPNNSHPLYLRCQSGDTDFGMHKLYVGQEFYWKFRINPFGRTLYFCHFYWDKKQRIFNVFDKYSVRFLCVVPHSQDFVCIWKVREEAFYVSHDNKRFKKMHTWYGDEVVPST